One Xenopus tropicalis strain Nigerian chromosome 8, UCB_Xtro_10.0, whole genome shotgun sequence genomic window carries:
- the slc25a5 gene encoding ADP/ATP translocase 2, which translates to MTDAAISFAKDFLAGGVAAAISKTAVAPIERVKLLLQVQHASKQITADKHYKGIMDCVVRIPKEQGFMSFWRGNLANVIRYFPTQALNFAFKDKYKKIFLDNVDKKTQFWRYFAGNLASGGAAGATSLCFVYPLDFARTRLAADVGKGNAEREFKGLGDCLVKISRSDGIKGLYQGFNVSVQGIIIYRAAYFGIYDTAKGMLPDPKNTHIIISWMIAQTVTAVAGFVSYPFDTVRRRMMMQSGRKGADIMYSGTIDCWRKIARDEGSRAFFKGAWSNVLRGMGGAFVLVLYDELKKYI; encoded by the exons ATGACTGACGCAGCCATCTCTTTTGCCAAGGACTTCTTGGCCGGCGGTGTGGCCGCAGCTATCTCCAAGACCGCTGTAGCACCTATTGAAAGAGTCAAGCTTCTACTGCAA GTCCAACATGCAAGCAAACAGATCACCGCAGACAAGCACTACAAGGGCATCATGGACTGTGTTGTCAGAATCCCCAAAGAACAGGGTTTCATGTCTTTTTGGCGTGGTAACCTTGCCAACGTGATCCGTTATTTCCCAACCCAGGCCCTCAACTTCGCCTTCAAAGACAAGTACAAGAAGATCTTCCTGGACAATGTAGACAAGAAGACCCAGTTCTGGCGCTACTTTGCTGGCAACCTTGCTTCTGGTGGTGCTGCTGGGGCAACCTCCCTCTGCTTTGTCTACCCCCTTGACTTTGCCCGTACCCGTCTAGCAGCTGATGTGGGCAAAGGCAATGCTGAGAGAGAGTTCAAGGGCCTTGGTGATTGCTTAGTTAAGATCTCCAGATCTGATGGGATCAAGGGCTTGTACCAGGGATTCAACGTATCTGTTCAGGGCATCATCATCTACAGAGCTGCTTATTTTGGCATCTATGATACAGCTAAAG GTATGCTTCCAGATCCCAAGAACACACACATTATCATCAGCTGGATGATTGCTCAGACTGTAACAGCGGTAGCTGGATTTGTCTCCTATCCATTTGACACAGTACGTCGTCGTATGATGATGCAGTCTGGAAGGAAAGGAG CTGACATCATGTACAGTGGAACAATTGACTGCTGGAGGAAGATTGCACGGGATGAGGGCAGCAGGGCTTTCTTCAAGGGTGCCTGGTCCAATGTTCTCAGAGGAATGGGTGGCGCTTTTGTGCTGGTGTTGTATGATGAGCTGAAGAAATACATCTAA